A window of the Myxococcales bacterium genome harbors these coding sequences:
- a CDS encoding SUMF1/EgtB/PvdO family nonheme iron enzyme → MVRRDEHMPMRRAWVVAVLAVACSDAREQWPDPRRHVARDAAPIDSPAVAIDAGVPLDPTGMVLVPAGEYLIGRTGEDAFGAPLQAVTLQGFYIDKTEVTVAAYGRCVAAGACTVPGVDDSCPAQSGNWGKPDRADHPVNCVSFAQALTYCNWLGKRLPANDEWEKAARGTDGRTYPWGEQTPSCKRAVIKGCTRGITAPVGSRPAGASPYGLLDMAGNVREIALSKNLLRYQMDRLPITVAGLEPIAENGAARGGDVDAHATDSAFKVWATENHGVADWVGFRCAASVPGVTGP, encoded by the coding sequence ATGGTGCGTCGTGACGAGCACATGCCGATGCGACGCGCGTGGGTTGTCGCGGTGCTCGCCGTGGCTTGCAGCGATGCCAGGGAGCAATGGCCGGATCCCCGTCGGCACGTCGCCCGCGATGCAGCCCCCATCGACTCGCCGGCGGTGGCGATCGATGCCGGGGTTCCGCTCGATCCGACCGGGATGGTGCTGGTGCCGGCGGGCGAGTATCTGATCGGACGCACCGGCGAGGACGCGTTCGGAGCACCACTACAAGCCGTGACCCTCCAAGGGTTCTACATCGACAAGACCGAGGTCACCGTGGCCGCCTACGGGCGGTGTGTGGCCGCGGGCGCGTGCACGGTGCCGGGCGTCGATGACAGCTGTCCGGCGCAATCCGGGAACTGGGGCAAGCCCGATCGCGCCGATCATCCAGTCAACTGTGTGTCCTTCGCGCAGGCCCTGACGTATTGCAACTGGCTGGGCAAGCGCCTGCCGGCGAACGACGAGTGGGAGAAGGCAGCCCGCGGCACCGACGGGCGCACGTACCCGTGGGGCGAGCAGACCCCATCGTGCAAGCGCGCGGTCATCAAGGGCTGCACCCGTGGCATCACCGCGCCGGTCGGCTCTCGCCCCGCCGGCGCGAGCCCCTACGGCCTGCTCGACATGGCCGGCAACGTGCGCGAGATCGCGCTCTCGAAGAACCTGCTGCGCTACCAGATGGATCGGCTCCCGATCACAGTGGCCGGGCTCGAGCCGATCGCGGAAAACGGCGCTGCGCGGGGCGGTGACGTTGATGCGCACGCCACCGATTCCGCGTTCAAGGTGTGGGCGACCGAAAATCACGGCGTGGCCGACTGGGTTGGGTTCCGGTGTGCGGCGTCTGTGCCAGGGGTGACCGGTCCTTGA
- a CDS encoding metallopeptidase family protein: MSRTERLPALIDAAHDCLDEGDLEGARAKHALAARVDRRNPDVMCLDAQLTALEGDLEAGYAIAQEIVAAHPEHVHGLLCAADIGLGIDPDAAVELARKAADLVEDEGDLVAAVLLLADGLCATDRAGEAREVLGELSSSAIDDPDIILDVANALLTAEDPTTAELWLRRLTSTEDEHTAHAWHLIGAAREAKGDKAGMVAAWREVLARDRAEPWQPVVADDDLEQLAAAAFEELPEDVRARLADVPIMIDDLPSDHLVEDGVDPRLLGLFEGTPLSEQSAVGGVPTITTIHLYRKNLERAGGGDPEAIAEEVRITVLHETAHYFGLDDDDLEKLGLD; encoded by the coding sequence GTGTCACGCACCGAGCGCCTGCCCGCCCTGATCGACGCCGCCCACGACTGTCTCGACGAGGGAGATCTCGAAGGGGCGCGCGCCAAGCACGCGCTGGCCGCGCGCGTCGATCGCCGCAACCCCGACGTCATGTGCCTCGACGCGCAGCTCACCGCGCTCGAGGGCGATCTCGAGGCCGGCTACGCGATCGCCCAGGAGATCGTCGCGGCCCACCCCGAGCACGTCCACGGCCTCCTGTGCGCCGCCGACATCGGCCTCGGGATCGATCCCGACGCCGCGGTCGAGCTGGCGCGCAAGGCCGCCGACCTGGTCGAGGACGAGGGCGACCTGGTCGCGGCGGTGCTGCTGCTCGCCGACGGCCTGTGCGCGACCGACCGCGCCGGCGAGGCCCGCGAGGTTCTGGGCGAGCTGTCGAGCTCGGCCATCGACGACCCCGACATCATCCTCGACGTCGCCAACGCGCTCCTGACCGCCGAGGATCCGACCACCGCCGAGCTGTGGCTGCGGCGGCTGACCTCGACCGAGGACGAGCACACCGCCCACGCCTGGCACCTCATCGGCGCCGCGCGCGAGGCCAAGGGCGACAAGGCCGGCATGGTGGCCGCCTGGCGCGAGGTGCTGGCGCGCGATCGCGCCGAGCCGTGGCAGCCGGTGGTCGCCGACGACGACCTCGAGCAGCTCGCGGCCGCCGCGTTCGAGGAGCTCCCCGAGGACGTCCGCGCGCGCCTGGCCGACGTGCCGATCATGATCGACGATCTGCCCTCGGACCACCTGGTCGAGGACGGCGTCGATCCGCGCCTGCTCGGGCTGTTCGAGGGCACGCCCCTGTCCGAGCAGTCCGCCGTCGGCGGCGTCCCGACGATCACGACGATCCACCTCTACCGCAAGAACCTCGAGCGCGCCGGCGGCGGCGACCCCGAGGCCATCGCCGAGGAGGTCCGGATCACCGTCCTGCACGAGACCGCCCACTACTTCGGCCTCGACGACGACGACCTCGAGAAGCTCGGCCTGGACTGA
- a CDS encoding penicillin-binding protein activator, translating to MSRHVSLVARALALVVACLVLAGCPKSTRRTLVPQVPTTGDAAARQRFLAAREEFLRSGGQTDEFRAIADEFAGDPVEPFALLFAGVAAQQAGEAAGAVASLEKLLAKPDLEAGLRRRGELYLGLATSYLGDGDRAVPLLAGSEGAIENDAERGEWLAAQVHAHLASARPLTALPWMDKFWSKASAAERGYVLARGAEVVAAAPGADVAAAWAAAGEGRVAVVLLAERVAVDLAATGDSAGATSARKHGADARRALDLPDLGPPVTADAAPVAPGRLGAIVAQSGKQARIGEQIARGLHVGAISLGALAPAITIVDAEGGQAATAVATLANGEALAIIGPADGASVDAASAAASDAGVPLLSLSPRPEERSGGGRWVFHVMHSAEARARSLARRAHADGVRTFAVLRPESGYGAAVARAFAEQVAAQGDALVVEVSYKADTRSFAGIVKKLGGGWQAVFVPDTADRVELVAPALAAAGMLARPAGAKKVKGGRPIVLLSTVEGAGDDYLREAGRYSEGALLAPGYFPGAIDERGLEFERQYQLAIGKPPTAVDAYAYDAVRALAALGAGSRDELARRLASARVDGVTGAIGFDAEHRRSDDGVVYVVEVDGGGVVVRAIR from the coding sequence ATGTCACGTCATGTGTCCCTGGTCGCGCGCGCGCTGGCGCTGGTGGTGGCCTGCCTGGTCCTGGCCGGCTGCCCCAAGTCGACCCGCCGCACGCTGGTGCCGCAGGTGCCCACCACCGGCGACGCCGCCGCCCGGCAGCGGTTCCTGGCCGCGCGCGAGGAGTTCCTGCGCTCGGGGGGCCAGACCGACGAGTTCCGGGCCATCGCCGACGAGTTCGCCGGCGACCCGGTCGAGCCGTTCGCGCTGCTCTTCGCCGGCGTCGCGGCCCAGCAGGCCGGCGAGGCCGCCGGCGCGGTCGCCAGCCTCGAGAAGCTCCTGGCCAAGCCCGACCTCGAGGCCGGCCTGCGCCGCCGCGGCGAGCTCTACCTGGGCCTGGCGACGAGCTACCTGGGCGACGGCGACCGCGCGGTGCCCCTGCTGGCCGGCAGCGAGGGCGCGATCGAGAACGACGCCGAGCGCGGCGAGTGGCTGGCGGCGCAGGTGCACGCGCACCTGGCGTCGGCGCGCCCGCTGACGGCGCTGCCGTGGATGGACAAGTTCTGGTCCAAGGCCAGCGCGGCCGAGCGCGGGTACGTGCTCGCGCGCGGCGCCGAGGTGGTCGCGGCGGCGCCCGGCGCCGACGTGGCGGCGGCCTGGGCGGCGGCCGGCGAGGGCCGGGTCGCGGTCGTGCTCCTGGCCGAGCGGGTCGCGGTCGACCTGGCGGCGACCGGCGACAGCGCCGGGGCCACCAGCGCGCGCAAGCACGGCGCCGACGCCCGCCGCGCGCTCGATCTGCCCGACCTGGGCCCGCCGGTCACCGCCGACGCCGCCCCGGTCGCGCCCGGTCGGCTGGGCGCGATCGTCGCGCAGTCCGGCAAGCAGGCCCGCATCGGCGAGCAGATCGCCCGGGGCCTGCACGTCGGCGCGATCAGCCTCGGCGCGCTGGCGCCGGCGATCACGATCGTCGACGCCGAGGGCGGCCAGGCCGCGACGGCGGTGGCCACGCTCGCGAACGGCGAGGCGCTGGCGATCATCGGCCCGGCCGACGGCGCGTCGGTCGACGCGGCGAGCGCGGCCGCCAGCGACGCCGGCGTGCCGCTGCTGTCGTTGTCGCCGCGGCCCGAGGAGCGCAGCGGCGGCGGGCGCTGGGTGTTCCATGTCATGCACTCGGCCGAGGCCCGGGCGCGCAGCCTGGCGCGGCGCGCCCACGCCGACGGCGTCCGCACCTTCGCGGTGCTGCGCCCCGAGAGCGGCTACGGCGCCGCGGTCGCGCGGGCGTTCGCCGAGCAGGTGGCGGCCCAGGGCGACGCGCTGGTCGTCGAGGTCTCGTACAAGGCCGACACCCGGTCGTTCGCCGGGATCGTCAAGAAGCTCGGCGGCGGCTGGCAGGCGGTGTTCGTGCCTGACACCGCCGACCGGGTCGAGCTGGTGGCGCCCGCGCTGGCGGCGGCCGGGATGCTCGCGCGCCCGGCCGGGGCCAAGAAGGTCAAGGGCGGCCGGCCGATCGTGCTGCTGTCGACGGTCGAGGGCGCCGGCGACGACTACCTGCGCGAGGCCGGGCGCTACAGCGAGGGCGCGCTCCTGGCGCCGGGCTACTTCCCGGGGGCCATCGACGAGCGCGGCCTCGAGTTCGAGCGGCAGTACCAGCTGGCGATCGGCAAGCCGCCGACCGCGGTCGACGCCTACGCCTACGACGCGGTCCGCGCGCTGGCCGCGCTCGGGGCCGGCAGCCGCGACGAGCTGGCCCGGCGCCTGGCCTCGGCCCGGGTCGACGGGGTGACCGGCGCGATCGGGTTCGACGCCGAGCACCGCCGCAGCGACGACGGCGTGGTCTACGTGGTCGAGGTCGACGGCGGCGGCGTGGTCGTGCGCGCGATCCGTTGA
- the pyrF gene encoding orotidine-5'-phosphate decarboxylase: MSFDPGNRLIVALDVPDAAAASALAARVGAAASWVKVGLELFIAEGPAVVAAARAAGHRVMLDLKLHDIPETVGRAMTQAARLGAELVTVHAGGGRAMLTAAVAATAGTPARVLAVTVLTSMADGDLDDIGAHGPVAALVARRAALAAAAGCHGVVASAQEARAIRAAAPAGFLIVTPGIRPAGAAAGDQQRIATPASARRDGSDLIVVGRPIRDAADPAAAARAIVAELEAAS, translated from the coding sequence ATGAGCTTCGACCCCGGCAACCGACTGATCGTCGCGCTCGATGTGCCGGACGCCGCCGCGGCGAGCGCGCTGGCGGCGCGGGTCGGCGCGGCCGCGTCGTGGGTCAAGGTCGGCCTCGAGCTGTTCATCGCCGAGGGGCCGGCCGTGGTCGCGGCGGCGCGCGCGGCCGGCCACCGGGTCATGCTCGACCTCAAGCTGCACGACATCCCCGAGACGGTCGGCCGGGCGATGACCCAGGCCGCGCGCCTCGGCGCCGAGCTGGTCACGGTCCACGCCGGCGGCGGCCGCGCGATGCTGACGGCGGCGGTCGCGGCCACCGCGGGCACGCCGGCCCGGGTGCTCGCGGTCACCGTGCTGACCTCGATGGCCGACGGGGACCTCGACGACATCGGCGCCCACGGCCCGGTCGCGGCGCTGGTGGCGCGGCGCGCCGCGCTGGCCGCCGCCGCCGGCTGCCACGGCGTGGTCGCGTCGGCGCAGGAGGCGCGCGCGATCCGCGCGGCGGCCCCGGCCGGCTTCTTGATCGTCACCCCCGGCATCCGCCCGGCCGGCGCGGCCGCGGGCGATCAGCAGCGGATCGCGACGCCGGCGTCGGCGCGCCGCGACGGCAGCGACCTGATCGTCGTGGGGCGACCGATCCGCGACGCCGCCGATCCCGCGGCCGCGGCCCGGGCCATCGTCGCCGAGCTCGAGGCGGCGTCGTGA
- the rlmB gene encoding 23S rRNA (guanosine(2251)-2'-O)-methyltransferase RlmB, with product MTDRLVYGVGPVRELVAARPRAITVLYAARERAEAKGKDPVVGVVDSARHQHVQVELRPLRELDKLAPAGARHQGVIAVTGEFRYAELEALCAPGPTPPLVVVLDGLQDPHNLGAIVRSAYLFGATGVVIPEHRATEVTATATKASAGATELIGIARVPNLVRALEQLKAAGLWACAVAAVPEARPIASLDLRGPLALVVGAEGEGVRPLVARTCDLHALIPMAATGVGSLNASVAAGVALYEVARQRGAGRPS from the coding sequence GTGACCGACCGCCTGGTCTACGGCGTCGGGCCGGTGCGCGAGCTGGTCGCGGCGCGGCCGCGCGCGATCACCGTGCTCTACGCGGCGCGCGAGCGCGCCGAGGCCAAGGGCAAGGACCCGGTGGTCGGCGTCGTCGACAGCGCCCGCCACCAGCACGTGCAGGTCGAGCTGCGGCCGCTGCGCGAGCTCGACAAGCTGGCGCCCGCGGGCGCGCGCCACCAGGGCGTGATCGCGGTGACCGGCGAGTTCCGCTACGCCGAGCTCGAGGCGCTGTGCGCGCCGGGGCCGACGCCGCCGCTGGTGGTGGTGCTCGACGGCCTCCAGGATCCGCACAACCTCGGCGCGATCGTGCGCTCGGCGTACCTGTTCGGCGCGACCGGCGTGGTCATCCCCGAGCACCGCGCGACCGAGGTGACCGCGACCGCGACCAAGGCCTCGGCCGGCGCGACCGAGCTGATCGGCATCGCGCGCGTGCCCAACCTGGTGCGCGCGCTCGAGCAGCTCAAGGCCGCGGGGTTGTGGGCGTGCGCGGTGGCGGCGGTGCCCGAGGCACGCCCGATCGCGTCGCTCGATCTGCGCGGCCCGCTGGCGCTGGTGGTCGGCGCCGAGGGCGAGGGCGTCCGACCGCTGGTCGCGCGCACCTGCGATCTGCACGCGCTGATCCCGATGGCGGCGACCGGCGTCGGCTCGCTCAACGCCTCGGTCGCGGCCGGCGTGGCGCTGTACGAGGTCGCGCGCCAGCGCGGCGCGGGTCGACCCAGCTGA